One part of the Streptomyces ferrugineus genome encodes these proteins:
- a CDS encoding DUF4240 domain-containing protein, which yields MDETEFWELVDGAREAAEGDPEEQADLLVDRLAQLDPDAVLDFARHFEARYNRAYTWDLWGAAWVLLDGASDDAFDFFRCWLIGQGREVYEGGVHDPDSLADLLDDFDEEFDGDGEELGYAADEAYEQLTGTVAPDLGIPPAPPEPAGTAIDLENERVLAERFPRLWERFKD from the coding sequence ATGGACGAGACGGAGTTCTGGGAGCTGGTGGACGGCGCCCGTGAGGCGGCCGAGGGGGACCCCGAGGAGCAGGCCGACCTGCTCGTGGACCGGCTTGCCCAACTGGACCCCGACGCGGTGCTCGACTTCGCCCGTCACTTCGAGGCCCGCTACAACCGCGCGTACACCTGGGACCTGTGGGGCGCCGCGTGGGTCCTGCTGGACGGGGCCAGCGACGACGCCTTCGACTTCTTCCGGTGCTGGCTGATCGGCCAGGGCCGCGAGGTGTACGAGGGCGGGGTGCACGACCCCGACTCGCTGGCCGACCTGCTGGACGACTTCGACGAGGAGTTCGACGGCGACGGCGAGGAGCTCGGCTACGCCGCGGACGAGGCCTACGAACAGCTCACCGGCACCGTGGCCCCCGACCTCGGCATCCCGCCCGCGCCCCCGGAACCGGCGGGCACCGCGATCGACCTCGAGAACGAACGGGTGCTGGCGGAGCGGTTCCCCAGGCTGTGGGAGCGGTTCAAGGACTGA
- a CDS encoding lipid II:glycine glycyltransferase FemX, with amino-acid sequence MTSPYVREITREDHLAHLRLYPDASHLQIPEWGDVKPDWRAESVGWFEDGPAGEVMVASALVLYRPLPGTRRCLAYVPDGPGIDWRAPRVDRWLDALVAHVERRGAFSVRIGPPLVVRHWEADTVAAGVADPDVRDLHDLPADGLDGHALDVAERLGRLGWRRCAEGSGNGFGLGQPRYGCQVPLAGRSMDELRAALAPHWEQALRTAERSGVVVSWGTAADLPEFHRLYTATADRDGFRARPLVYFQRLWAALNAVDGDRVRVYLAEYDGEVLSAALMISVGSRVWHSYAASGRRGRELRPSSALLWRMLGDARQSGARTYDLRSITPGLAEGDRLLGRLLFKTGAGGRAVEYLGEWERPVGSQGRALQRAVGVYLGRR; translated from the coding sequence ATGACCAGCCCGTACGTGCGGGAGATCACGCGCGAGGACCATCTGGCCCATCTGCGGCTGTACCCCGACGCGAGCCATCTCCAGATCCCCGAGTGGGGCGATGTGAAGCCCGACTGGCGGGCGGAGAGCGTCGGCTGGTTCGAGGACGGCCCGGCCGGGGAGGTCATGGTCGCGTCCGCGCTGGTCCTGTACCGCCCGCTGCCCGGCACCCGGCGCTGCCTCGCCTACGTCCCCGACGGGCCGGGGATCGACTGGCGTGCCCCGCGCGTGGACCGATGGCTGGACGCCCTCGTCGCCCACGTGGAGCGGCGCGGGGCGTTCTCGGTGCGGATCGGGCCGCCGCTCGTCGTACGGCACTGGGAGGCGGACACCGTCGCGGCGGGCGTCGCCGACCCCGACGTACGCGATCTGCACGATCTGCCCGCGGACGGCCTCGACGGGCACGCGCTGGACGTGGCCGAGCGGCTGGGCCGGCTCGGGTGGCGGCGGTGCGCGGAGGGCAGCGGGAACGGGTTCGGGCTCGGTCAGCCGCGCTACGGCTGCCAGGTGCCGCTGGCGGGGCGCTCGATGGACGAGCTGCGCGCCGCACTGGCGCCGCACTGGGAGCAGGCCCTGCGCACGGCCGAGCGGTCGGGTGTCGTCGTCTCCTGGGGCACGGCGGCCGATCTGCCCGAGTTCCACCGCCTGTACACCGCGACCGCCGACCGCGACGGGTTCCGGGCCCGGCCGCTGGTCTACTTCCAGCGCCTGTGGGCGGCCCTGAACGCCGTGGACGGCGACCGGGTCCGGGTCTATCTCGCCGAGTACGACGGCGAGGTGCTCTCCGCGGCGCTGATGATCAGCGTCGGCTCCCGGGTCTGGCACTCGTACGCCGCGTCCGGCCGCCGGGGGCGGGAGCTGCGGCCGAGCAGCGCGCTGCTGTGGCGGATGCTGGGGGACGCCCGGCAGTCGGGGGCGCGGACGTACGACCTGCGCTCCATCACGCCCGGTCTCGCCGAGGGCGACCGGCTGCTCGGCCGGCTGCTGTTCAAGACGGGGGCGGGCGGCCGGGCCGTGGAGTACCTCGGGGAGTGGGAGCGTCCGGTGGGCAGCCAGGGCAGGGCGCTGCAGCGGGCGGTGGGGGTGTATCTCGGCCGCAGATGA
- a CDS encoding GNAT family N-acetyltransferase, producing the protein MPELYQSPYIRTALPDDEEELSLLDRRTWSPLHAVAPQPKPPYAPFFDERHAPGDHLVAELDRRIVGYVRLGFPTPLASNAHVRQIQGLAVADEARGRGVGRALIRAAVEEARRRGARRLTLRVLGHNTPARKLYESEGFVVEGVLPEEFYLGGRYVDDVIMGQGL; encoded by the coding sequence ATGCCCGAGCTCTACCAGTCGCCGTACATACGCACAGCCCTGCCGGACGACGAGGAGGAGCTGTCCCTCCTCGACCGTCGCACGTGGTCACCGCTGCACGCGGTAGCGCCGCAGCCGAAGCCGCCCTACGCCCCGTTCTTCGACGAGCGGCACGCCCCCGGCGACCATCTCGTCGCCGAACTCGACCGCCGCATCGTCGGCTATGTCCGCCTGGGTTTCCCCACGCCGCTCGCGTCCAACGCGCATGTGCGGCAGATCCAGGGCCTCGCCGTCGCCGACGAGGCCCGGGGCCGGGGCGTGGGCCGGGCGCTGATCCGCGCGGCCGTCGAGGAGGCCCGCCGCCGGGGAGCACGCCGCCTCACGCTGCGCGTCCTCGGCCACAACACGCCCGCCCGCAAGCTGTACGAGTCCGAGGGGTTCGTGGTGGAGGGGGTGCTGCCCGAGGAGTTCTACCTGGGCGGCCGGTACGTGGACGACGTGATCATGGGGCAGGGGCTGTGA
- a CDS encoding helix-turn-helix transcriptional regulator — protein sequence MRAARLIKMVLLLQSRPAMTAAELARELEVSERTVTRDAQALSEAGVPVYADRGRVGGYRLIGGYRTRLTGLARSEAEALFLSGVPGALREMGLEDAASAARLKVSAALLPSLRDASRTAAQRFHLDAPNWFREPKTPELLPAVADAVWDDRRIVARYRRGERERQRDVVRELEPYGLVLKAGVWYVAARVVGHGSYRVYRIDRFTAVDTAGERFERDEEFDLPGFWEERAEQFARSILRAEVVVRLSPGGVRRLPYTVDPQSAREALEAAGAPDAEGWVTLTLPVESEEVAHSQLASLGPEVEVLAPRALRERFAQDARRLAALYGT from the coding sequence ATGCGTGCTGCCCGGCTCATCAAGATGGTGCTGCTCCTGCAGTCCCGGCCCGCCATGACCGCCGCCGAGCTCGCGCGGGAGCTGGAGGTGTCCGAGCGGACCGTCACCCGGGACGCGCAGGCGCTGTCGGAGGCGGGGGTTCCGGTGTACGCGGACCGGGGTCGGGTCGGCGGGTACCGGCTGATCGGCGGGTACCGGACGCGGCTGACGGGGCTGGCACGGAGTGAAGCCGAGGCGTTGTTCCTCAGCGGCGTGCCGGGAGCGCTGCGCGAGATGGGGCTGGAGGACGCCGCCTCCGCCGCCCGGCTGAAGGTGTCCGCCGCCCTGCTCCCCTCCCTGCGCGACGCCTCCCGCACCGCGGCCCAGCGGTTCCACCTGGACGCGCCGAACTGGTTCAGGGAACCGAAGACCCCCGAGCTGCTGCCGGCCGTCGCGGACGCGGTGTGGGACGACCGGCGGATCGTGGCGCGCTACCGGCGCGGCGAGCGGGAGCGTCAGCGGGACGTGGTGCGGGAGCTGGAGCCCTACGGGCTCGTGCTGAAGGCAGGGGTCTGGTACGTGGCGGCCCGAGTCGTGGGGCACGGGTCGTACCGGGTGTACCGGATCGACAGGTTCACCGCCGTGGACACAGCCGGGGAGCGGTTCGAGCGGGACGAGGAGTTCGATCTGCCGGGCTTCTGGGAGGAGCGGGCCGAGCAGTTCGCGCGGTCGATTCTGCGGGCCGAGGTCGTGGTGCGGCTGTCCCCGGGCGGGGTGCGCAGACTGCCGTACACCGTCGATCCGCAGTCCGCGCGGGAGGCGCTGGAGGCGGCGGGTGCCCCGGACGCGGAGGGCTGGGTGACGCTGACGCTCCCGGTGGAGTCCGAGGAGGTCGCCCACAGCCAGCTCGCCTCGCTCGGGCCGGAGGTCGAGGTGCTGGCGCCGCGGGCCCTACGGGAGAGGTTCGCCCAGGACGCGCGGCGGCTGGCCGCGCTGTACGGGACATAA
- a CDS encoding peptidoglycan recognition protein family protein — MRIPWERVPPVLLAGAPGLAAVLALVLCASGVEYTVASGRRPAPAKPAAPHEAARPHIVSRAAWLDDEVRHDQPPPRYDDRVVAVFVHHTDSPNAYDCADVPRIIRYLYAGQTGSRDWDDIGYNFLVDRCGTIYEGRAGGADRPVTGAHTQGFNHRTTGIAAIGTFTAGVPVPKAMTDAIAALAAWKLGPSDTDPRASVRLTSSNSHSRYAAGSTATLPAVAGHNEGYMTSCPGAALTARLPEIRETAARLQGRH, encoded by the coding sequence GTGCGCATACCGTGGGAGCGGGTCCCGCCCGTGCTGCTCGCCGGTGCCCCCGGGCTCGCCGCGGTGCTCGCGCTGGTGCTCTGCGCCAGCGGCGTCGAGTACACCGTCGCGTCGGGGCGACGGCCGGCCCCGGCCAAGCCCGCCGCCCCGCACGAGGCGGCCAGGCCGCACATCGTGTCGCGGGCGGCCTGGCTGGACGACGAGGTGCGGCACGATCAGCCGCCGCCGCGCTACGACGACCGGGTCGTCGCCGTGTTCGTGCACCACACCGACTCACCGAACGCGTACGACTGCGCCGACGTGCCCCGCATCATCCGCTATCTGTACGCCGGCCAGACCGGCTCCCGGGACTGGGACGACATCGGCTACAACTTCCTCGTCGACCGGTGCGGGACCATCTACGAGGGGCGCGCGGGCGGCGCCGACCGGCCCGTCACCGGCGCCCACACCCAGGGCTTCAACCACCGCACCACCGGCATCGCCGCCATCGGCACCTTCACCGCCGGCGTGCCCGTGCCGAAGGCCATGACCGACGCGATCGCGGCGCTCGCCGCGTGGAAGCTGGGGCCCTCCGACACCGACCCCCGCGCGAGCGTCCGCCTGACGTCCAGCAACAGCCACAGCCGCTACGCCGCCGGCAGCACCGCCACCCTCCCGGCCGTCGCCGGCCACAACGAGGGCTACATGACCAGCTGCCCCGGCGCGGCCCTCACCGCCCGCCTCCCGGAGATCAGGGAGACCGCGGCCCGGCTGCAGGGCAGACACTGA
- a CDS encoding regulator, which produces MTERPAQRTPNRQLAALIAEAGFSNAGLARRVDQLGLEHGLDLRYDKTSVTRWLRGQQPRGTTPALIAEVFTRRLGRRLTAQDLGLDACAPVYAGLEFAATPEEAVDIVSGLWRKDSGSHAELRKIAFTPAGLVVPSRDWLIGRADEKVARGEPLTRIPVQGRPAAVPRQRNQAERGPGQKVTGGDIAALRSVGELFRSLDDMYGGGHARQALVRYLEHECEPLLRGTYGEQTGRRLFAAAADLTRLAGWTSYDIAAHGLAQRYFVQSLRLAQAAGDRPYGSYVLVTMSRQAVYLGHGREAVQLARVAQQGVGTGAPPVVQALLHACEARGHGVLGEVRACTASLVRAERALEAARPGDDVPHWARFFDEAQLADEFGHCHRDLQQFRAAAQHAERSLQLRAPAYARSRLFSRVVLASARLGLGELDQACALGAEAAGAAAEMRSVRAIEYVRDFERRLEPYRDAAPVRGYRDKVAALL; this is translated from the coding sequence ATGACGGAACGACCCGCGCAGCGCACTCCCAACCGCCAGCTCGCCGCGCTCATCGCAGAAGCGGGATTCTCCAACGCGGGTCTCGCCCGCCGAGTGGACCAGCTCGGTCTCGAACATGGGCTTGATCTCAGATACGACAAGACCTCCGTGACCCGGTGGCTGCGCGGGCAGCAGCCGCGCGGCACGACGCCCGCCCTCATCGCCGAGGTCTTCACCCGTCGCCTCGGCCGCCGGCTCACCGCCCAGGACCTCGGCCTCGACGCCTGTGCGCCCGTGTACGCCGGGCTGGAGTTCGCCGCGACCCCCGAGGAGGCCGTCGACATCGTCAGCGGCCTGTGGCGCAAGGACTCCGGCAGCCACGCCGAACTGCGCAAGATCGCCTTCACCCCGGCCGGGCTCGTCGTGCCCAGCCGGGACTGGCTGATCGGCCGCGCCGACGAGAAGGTCGCCCGCGGCGAGCCGCTCACCCGCATCCCGGTCCAGGGCCGTCCGGCCGCCGTACCCCGCCAGCGCAACCAGGCCGAGCGAGGCCCCGGTCAGAAGGTCACCGGCGGCGACATCGCCGCGCTGCGCTCCGTCGGCGAACTGTTCCGCTCCCTCGACGACATGTACGGCGGCGGCCACGCCCGGCAGGCCCTCGTGCGCTATCTGGAGCACGAGTGCGAGCCGCTGCTGCGCGGCACCTACGGCGAGCAGACCGGCCGCCGCCTGTTCGCCGCCGCCGCGGACCTCACCAGGCTCGCGGGCTGGACCTCGTACGACATCGCGGCGCACGGGCTCGCGCAGCGCTACTTCGTGCAGTCGCTGCGGCTCGCCCAGGCCGCGGGGGACCGGCCCTACGGCTCCTACGTCCTCGTCACGATGAGCCGCCAGGCCGTCTACCTCGGGCACGGCCGCGAGGCCGTCCAGCTCGCGCGGGTGGCCCAGCAGGGGGTGGGCACCGGCGCACCGCCGGTCGTGCAGGCGCTGTTGCACGCGTGCGAGGCGCGCGGGCACGGCGTACTGGGCGAGGTGCGCGCCTGTACGGCCTCCCTGGTGCGGGCCGAGCGCGCCCTGGAGGCCGCCCGGCCCGGCGACGACGTTCCGCACTGGGCGCGGTTCTTCGACGAGGCGCAGCTCGCCGACGAGTTCGGGCACTGCCACCGGGACCTGCAGCAGTTCCGGGCGGCGGCGCAGCACGCGGAGCGGTCGTTGCAGCTGCGCGCGCCCGCGTATGCCCGCAGCCGGCTGTTCAGCCGCGTGGTCCTCGCCTCCGCGCGGCTGGGCCTGGGCGAGCTGGACCAGGCCTGTGCGCTGGGGGCGGAGGCCGCGGGCGCCGCCGCGGAGATGCGGTCCGTGCGGGCGATCGAGTACGTCAGGGACTTCGAGCGGAGGTTGGAGCCTTATCGGGACGCGGCGCCGGTGAGGGGGTATCGGGACAAGGTGGCGGCGTTGTTGTAG
- the lipB gene encoding lipoyl(octanoyl) transferase LipB, producing MSELRFVRMGFGAEAVEYQEAWDEQRRVHAARFEDEIPDTVLLLEHPPVYTAGRRTADNERPLDGTPVVDVDRGGKITWHGPGQLVGYPIQKLPRPVDVVAHVRRLEEALIRTCAEFGLETTRVEGRSGVWVLGDPVEQRPALGGLALDFDPRLTDEEFDPRLNGPEYAPSNAGQRREDRKIAAIGIRVAKGVTMHGFALNVNPDNKWFDRIIPCGIRDAGVASLAAELGRDVTIDEVLPVVERHLRDVLENAELKPREIEKTPAA from the coding sequence GTGAGTGAGTTGCGGTTCGTCCGCATGGGATTCGGCGCGGAGGCCGTCGAATACCAGGAGGCGTGGGACGAGCAGCGCCGGGTGCACGCGGCGCGGTTCGAGGACGAGATCCCCGACACCGTCCTGCTGCTCGAACACCCCCCGGTCTACACGGCCGGCCGGCGCACGGCGGACAACGAGCGGCCCCTGGACGGCACACCGGTCGTCGACGTGGACCGCGGCGGCAAGATCACCTGGCACGGCCCCGGTCAGCTGGTCGGCTACCCGATCCAGAAACTGCCGCGCCCGGTGGACGTCGTGGCGCACGTACGGCGGCTGGAGGAGGCCCTGATCCGCACCTGCGCGGAGTTCGGCCTGGAGACCACGCGCGTGGAGGGCCGCAGCGGGGTGTGGGTGCTGGGCGACCCCGTCGAACAGCGTCCCGCTCTCGGCGGACTGGCCCTGGACTTCGACCCCCGGCTCACCGACGAGGAGTTCGACCCGCGCCTGAACGGCCCCGAGTACGCCCCCTCCAACGCCGGCCAGCGGCGCGAGGACCGCAAGATCGCGGCGATCGGGATCCGGGTGGCCAAGGGCGTGACGATGCATGGCTTCGCGCTGAACGTGAACCCGGACAACAAGTGGTTCGACCGGATCATCCCGTGCGGCATCCGGGACGCGGGCGTCGCCTCGCTGGCGGCCGAGTTGGGCCGGGACGTCACCATCGACGAGGTGCTGCCGGTGGTCGAGCGGCACCTGCGGGACGTACTGGAGAACGCGGAGCTGAAGCCGCGGGAGATCGAGAAGACGCCGGCGGCATAA
- a CDS encoding TIGR01777 family oxidoreductase, whose product MELSRIAVAGSSGLIGGALVRSLAADGHEVVRLVRRAPRSEDEVRWDPEGGSVDAAGLAGCDAVVNLAGANVGSRRWTEAYKAKLRRGRVQGTAALAKALASLSPEERPRVFVNGSAIGYYGETGGRAVDESAPAGEGFLPSLVVDWEGAAAPAQEAGVRTVFPRTGLVVARHGGAWGRLFPLFQAGLGGRMGNGRQYWSFVSLHDEVAAIRHLIDRDNLSGPFNVTAPQPLTNREITEAMGRVLHRPTLFTVPAPVLRTVLGEMAGDVLGSQRVLPARLLESGFTFAFPEIEGAIRAAR is encoded by the coding sequence ATGGAACTTTCAAGGATCGCCGTGGCCGGCTCCTCCGGTCTGATCGGCGGCGCCCTCGTGCGGTCACTGGCCGCCGACGGGCACGAGGTGGTGCGGCTGGTGCGCCGGGCGCCCCGGTCCGAGGACGAGGTGCGCTGGGACCCGGAGGGCGGCTCCGTGGACGCGGCGGGGCTCGCCGGGTGCGACGCCGTGGTCAATCTGGCCGGCGCGAACGTGGGCTCGCGGCGCTGGACGGAGGCGTACAAGGCCAAGCTCCGGCGCGGCCGGGTGCAGGGCACGGCGGCGCTGGCGAAGGCCCTGGCGTCGCTGAGTCCCGAAGAGCGGCCGCGGGTCTTCGTCAACGGCAGTGCGATCGGCTACTACGGCGAGACCGGCGGGCGGGCCGTCGACGAGAGCGCGCCGGCCGGGGAGGGCTTCCTGCCGTCGCTGGTGGTGGACTGGGAGGGCGCCGCGGCCCCGGCCCAGGAGGCGGGCGTACGGACGGTGTTCCCGCGCACGGGGCTGGTCGTGGCCCGCCACGGCGGGGCCTGGGGACGGCTGTTCCCGCTGTTCCAGGCCGGGCTCGGCGGGCGGATGGGGAACGGGCGGCAGTACTGGTCGTTCGTGTCGCTGCACGACGAGGTGGCCGCGATCCGGCATCTGATCGACCGCGACAATCTGTCGGGCCCGTTCAACGTGACCGCGCCGCAGCCGCTGACGAACCGTGAGATCACCGAGGCGATGGGCCGGGTGCTGCACCGGCCGACGCTGTTCACGGTCCCCGCTCCGGTGCTGCGCACGGTGCTCGGGGAGATGGCCGGGGACGTGCTCGGCAGCCAACGGGTGCTGCCCGCGCGACTGCTGGAGTCCGGGTTCACGTTCGCCTTCCCGGAGATCGAGGGGGCGATCCGGGCGGCACGGTAA
- a CDS encoding NAD(P)/FAD-dependent oxidoreductase: protein MLEPAYQADVVIVGAGVAGLSAAHRLTSAGVTTAVLEAAPCPGGRMSTEKIDGFRLDRIGQLLSTSYPELRLTPGLDALALRPFAPGVLLHSDGRRQRAGAVPSALGARRARGALHAVRALASAPRTGAARGVPGPAAIPRVRAGAPLGSAVDQARLGAALARLASSPVERLLARPELPAAQALAERGVPARTVDGFLRPLLAALLCDPGLTTSSRCADLALRAFASGRLCVPEGGAEALPELLAAALPPGTVHTGVRVTSVATTSVTAAEHGEIRCRAVLLATDARTAAELLPGLRVPDFHPVTVVHHTTDEPPTTGASLLLDADRGGPVAHTALISQVDPTRAPAGRALVSSTVLGTPPPDIDTAVRMHLSRLYGTSTARWETLAVHHTPEAVPAMRPPHDLRRPVRLLAGLYVCGDHRDTSTVQGALHSAHRAAAAILTDLGAAGSLHKAEPLRAVA from the coding sequence GTGCTTGAGCCCGCGTACCAGGCGGACGTCGTGATCGTGGGAGCCGGGGTCGCCGGACTCTCCGCGGCGCATCGGCTGACCAGCGCAGGAGTGACGACCGCGGTCCTGGAGGCCGCCCCGTGTCCGGGCGGCCGCATGTCGACCGAGAAGATCGACGGGTTCCGGCTCGACCGGATCGGCCAACTCCTGTCGACCTCGTATCCCGAACTGCGCCTCACCCCAGGCCTCGACGCACTGGCGCTGCGCCCCTTCGCACCGGGGGTACTGCTGCACAGCGACGGACGCCGACAGCGCGCGGGCGCGGTGCCGAGCGCACTGGGCGCGAGGCGCGCAAGGGGCGCACTGCACGCGGTACGCGCCCTGGCGAGCGCCCCTCGGACGGGGGCCGCGCGGGGCGTTCCGGGACCGGCGGCGATACCGCGGGTGCGCGCGGGCGCCCCGCTGGGCAGCGCCGTCGACCAGGCACGGCTCGGCGCCGCGCTCGCCCGCCTCGCCTCCTCCCCCGTCGAACGGCTGCTGGCCCGCCCCGAGTTGCCGGCCGCGCAGGCCCTCGCCGAGCGGGGGGTTCCCGCGCGGACGGTCGACGGCTTCCTGCGGCCGCTGCTGGCCGCGCTGCTGTGCGACCCCGGGCTGACGACGTCCAGCCGGTGCGCGGACCTCGCCCTGCGCGCCTTCGCGAGCGGGCGGCTGTGCGTGCCCGAGGGCGGCGCCGAGGCCCTGCCGGAGCTGCTCGCGGCGGCGCTGCCGCCGGGCACCGTGCACACCGGGGTGCGGGTGACGTCGGTGGCCACGACGTCCGTGACCGCCGCGGAGCACGGCGAGATACGCTGCCGGGCCGTGCTGCTGGCGACGGACGCGCGGACCGCCGCCGAACTGCTGCCGGGCCTGCGCGTGCCCGACTTCCACCCGGTGACGGTCGTCCACCACACGACGGACGAGCCGCCCACGACCGGCGCGTCGCTGCTGCTCGACGCCGACCGGGGCGGCCCGGTCGCGCACACGGCGCTGATCAGCCAGGTCGACCCGACCCGCGCACCGGCGGGCCGGGCCCTGGTCTCCTCGACGGTCCTGGGCACCCCGCCGCCCGACATCGACACGGCGGTACGCATGCACCTGTCCCGGCTCTACGGCACCTCCACGGCCCGCTGGGAGACCCTCGCCGTGCACCACACCCCCGAGGCCGTCCCCGCCATGCGCCCACCCCACGACCTGCGCCGCCCGGTACGCCTCCTGGCGGGCCTGTACGTCTGCGGCGACCACCGGGACACCAGCACCGTCCAGGGCGCCCTCCACTCGGCCCACCGGGCCGCGGCGGCGATCCTGACGGACCTGGGGGCGGCGGGGTCGCTGCACAAGGCTGAGCCGTTAAGGGCGGTGGCCTGA
- a CDS encoding MarP family serine protease has translation MDLLDILLLLVILAYAASGYRRGLVAGCVSLAGFVGGAVIGVWLLPWMMDLVTPGTTQATVTAVLTVLVPAAVVHELAGRLALRLRRELDRGPLRVADGVGGAVANSVAVLLVAWVAASVLAATSSPLLTSAIRDSRLLGTVQDAMPDTTPAWFSRATSALTEAGFPQVFNPFENESTAEVAKPSGDSVTAAATNAAQRSTVKIEGVSGTQGREGSGFVYAPRHVMTNAHVVAGIDEPSVRIGGVGRSYESRVVLFDPERDVAVLYVPELDAPVLRFDDAATRGDSAVVAGYPEDGDLNLQAATVANRVRATGQNIYSDDTVTREIYSIRSTVRPGNSGGPLLTTDGKVFGVVFARSTSDAETGYVLTAAEVASDAERAANATAPVDTGELVSS, from the coding sequence GTGGACCTGCTCGACATCCTGCTGTTGCTGGTGATCCTGGCCTACGCGGCGTCCGGCTACCGCCGGGGACTGGTCGCCGGCTGTGTCTCACTGGCCGGTTTCGTGGGCGGCGCGGTGATCGGCGTATGGCTCCTGCCGTGGATGATGGACCTGGTCACACCGGGGACGACGCAGGCGACGGTGACCGCGGTGCTCACGGTGCTGGTCCCGGCCGCGGTGGTGCACGAGCTGGCGGGGCGGCTGGCGCTGCGGCTGCGCAGGGAGCTGGACCGCGGGCCGCTCAGGGTGGCCGACGGCGTCGGCGGGGCGGTGGCCAACTCGGTGGCCGTGCTGCTCGTGGCCTGGGTGGCGGCCAGCGTCCTCGCCGCCACCTCCTCCCCGCTGCTGACGTCGGCGATCCGGGACTCCCGGCTGCTGGGCACGGTGCAGGACGCCATGCCGGACACGACGCCGGCCTGGTTCTCCCGGGCCACCTCCGCACTCACCGAGGCGGGCTTCCCGCAGGTCTTCAACCCGTTCGAGAACGAGTCGACCGCCGAGGTCGCCAAGCCCTCCGGCGACAGCGTCACGGCGGCCGCGACGAACGCCGCCCAGCGCAGCACCGTCAAGATCGAGGGCGTCTCGGGCACCCAGGGCCGCGAGGGCAGCGGCTTCGTCTACGCCCCGCGGCATGTGATGACCAACGCCCATGTGGTGGCCGGCATCGACGAGCCGAGCGTCCGGATAGGCGGCGTCGGGCGGTCGTACGAGTCACGGGTGGTGCTCTTCGACCCGGAGCGGGACGTCGCCGTGCTGTACGTTCCCGAACTGGACGCCCCCGTCCTGCGGTTCGACGACGCCGCCACCCGCGGCGACTCGGCGGTCGTGGCGGGCTACCCGGAGGACGGCGACCTGAACCTTCAGGCGGCGACGGTCGCGAACCGGGTGCGGGCGACGGGCCAGAACATCTACAGCGACGACACCGTCACCCGCGAGATCTACTCGATCCGCTCCACGGTCCGTCCCGGCAACTCCGGCGGACCGCTGCTGACCACGGACGGCAAGGTGTTCGGCGTGGTCTTCGCCCGCTCCACCTCCGACGCCGAGACCGGCTACGTGCTGACGGCGGCCGAGGTCGCCTCCGACGCCGAGCGCGCGGCGAACGCGACGGCGCCGGTGGACACGGGGGAGCTCGTCAGCTCGTGA